In Oryza brachyantha chromosome 2, ObraRS2, whole genome shotgun sequence, a single window of DNA contains:
- the LOC102708695 gene encoding uncharacterized protein LOC102708695, protein MDSSPAPGPATAVAAPALEDCLRLLRGERDEQKLAGLLVAANVCRAGDAAAVVEVYRAVGPRFLRRLINTGLGKVEGGKEEEREAYLRLAVTVLSGLARIPEVAADEGVVSTVPLIAEIVSKSSDLTITEECFELLSLIAIASDGGAYKFCEPGVMDIFLQISNFPDGSRCSELAIHLMQLLVHKLRLDNLSVEKLQAMAGMVTSLARLFAVLHTAIKFESLHMLTALLSQKESPLHDALRSVPSTIWKSQIRVGITDVLQNRVVSSEKLQALLLAECMMSILGENWLSEDYKFPDDQNMMPVDKFVLLVLESARIEVSVLLNELAYLKYESSKNFQRDDISQKEKNLAILFSLIERIIKMISNASGGEGASCQTIRESTIMKAITGLNETVGLVLDFLQDAKDHGQKKGDDLLAAVRIVGSYLAEAPYACKEKIRHLLEFIFSVEGRDESSPFHSICFMIPMLSQITTEDDGCRALVSFEGYKMVIECLIKMTEQDGMMVDTGSIFLACDTIINFLKNMKKAHIRMESCFVRLLQALVAWSGSADDSSVTMTASCLGTLVMDLTTEEFLLSCSDFDSKTLESLSQLIARSLYQDIPDDDMEQSNQKQIILSGYRRWSDRYPHVTTILQQHVSV, encoded by the exons ATG GATTCCTCACCGGCCCCTggccccgccaccgccgtcgccgcccctgcGCTCGAGGactgcctccgcctcctccgcggcgagcgcgacgaGCAGAAGCTGGCgggcctcctcgtcgccgccaacgTCTGCcgcgcgggcgacgccgccgccgtcgtggagGTGTACCGCGCCGTCGGGCCCCGGTTCCTCCGCCGCCTGATCAACACAG GGCTGGGGAAAGTGGAGGGTgggaaggaggaagagagggaggCGTACCTGCGTCTCGCGGTGACGGTGCTCTCCGGGCTTGCTCGCATCCCGGAGGTTGCGGCCGACGAGGGGGTCGTCTCCACTGTGCCCCTCATTGCCGAGATTGTATCCAAATC GTCTGATCTGACGATCACTGAAGAATGTTTTGAACTCCTGTCTCTCATTGCAATAGCTTCAGATGGTGGGGCGTATAAGTTTTGTGAGCCTGGAGTGATGGACATCTTCCTTCAAATCTCAAACTTTCCAGACG GTTCAAGGTGCTCCGAGCTTGCCATTCATCTAATGCAGCTACTTGTTCATAAACTCAGACTAGACAACTTGTCTGTCGAGAAACTGCAAGCCATGGCAGGCATG GTGACTTCACTTGCTAGGCTTTTCGCTGTTCTTCACACTGCaattaaatttgaatcacTGCACATGCTTACGGCCCTTCTGTCCCAAAAGGAATCT CCACTTCATGATGCTTTGAGATCAGTGCCTTCCACGATTTGGAAATCTCAAATTCGAGTTGGGATCACAGACGTTCTCCAGAACCGTGTTG TATCTTCTGAAAAGTTGCAAGCTCTTCTTTTGGCGGAGTGCATGATGTCTATACTAGGTGAAAATTGGTTGTCAGAAGATTATAAATTCCCTGATGACCAGAATATGATGCCTGTTGACAA ATTTGTATTGCTTGTTCTAGAATCTGCAAGAATTGAAGTTTCTGTCCTTCTAAATGAGCTTGCTTATTTGAAGTATGAATCTTCAAAAAATTTCCAGAGAGATGATATCAGTCAGAAAGAGAAAAACCTGgctatattattttctctaatagaaagaataataaaaatgatatcaaATGCCAGCGGTGGAGAAG GTGCATCATGTCAGACTATCCGTGAGAGCACCATCATGAAAGCAATTACTGGATTAAACGAGACAGTCGGTTTAGTTCTAGACTTTCTGCAGGATGCAAAG GATCATGGGCAAAAGAAAGGTGATGATCTTTTGGCAGCTGTGAGAATAGTAGGAAG TTATCTGGCAGAGGCGCCATATGCCTGTAAGGAGAAGATTAGACATCTGCTGGAGTTTATCTTCTCTGTTGAAGGTCGAGATGAATCAAG CCCATTCCATTCAATTTGTTTTATGATTCCAATGCTTTCCCAAATAACAACGGAGGATGATGGATGTAGAGCTTTGGTATCATTTGAAGGCTATAAAATG GTTATAGAGTGCCTTATTAAAATGACCGAACAGGATGGAATGATGGTTGACACTGGTAGCATTTTTTTAGCATGTGATACCATCATTaactttttgaaaaat ATGAAAAAAGCTCATATCCGAATGGAATCTTGTTTTGTCCGCCTTCTACAAGCACTTGTTGCATGGTCTG GATCCGCCGATGATTCATCAGTTACCATGACAGCCTCCTGCTTAGGCACGTTGGTGATGGACTTAACAACAGAAGAGTTTTTATTGAGCTGCTCTGATTTTGATTCCAAGACACTTGAGAGCCTATCGCAACTTATTGCTAGAAGTTTATATCAG GACATTCCTGACGATGATATGGAACAATCCAACCAAAAGCAAATCATACTATCAG GTTACAGGCGGTGGTCTGATAGATATCCACATGTCACAACCATCCTGCAGCAGCATGTTTCTGTGTGA